The DNA region AATAGCTTGCATAGAAGGAGTTATTTCAACTCCTACCCCATCACCTGTAATAAAAGGTACTGTAATTTTATCCATCTTTCTATCTTGCATTAAGAGCAGAACCGGCACGAAACCAGCCTATCTGCTGTTCATTATACGTATGTTGAGCTTCGAAGCTATCCTTCGTACCATCTTCGTGGTGAAGGACAATCTTAAGATTACGGCCGGGAGCAAAGTCCATCAATCCGATTACCGAAATTAAATCATGTTCCTGAATCTTATCATAATCGGCTTTATCCACAAAAGTCAATGCCAGCATACCTTGTTTCTTTAGGTTCGTTTCATGGATACGGGCAAAACTCTTTGCCAGAATCACACGGACCTTCAGGAAACGGGGCTCCATAGCGGCATGTTCACGACTGGAACCTTCACCATAATTCTCTTCGGCTACTACAATGGAAGAAATTCCTTCGGACTTATACATCTTTGCCGTACCGGAAACCGGACCGTACATATTAGTCGAACGATTCCAGACACTGTTAGTTTCTCCATTGAAAGCATTTACAGCACCCATCAGCATATTGTCTGAGATATTCTCCAGATGCCCACGGAAACGAAGCCACGGCCCCGCCATTGAAATATGGTCTGTAGTACATTTACCCTGTACCTTAATCAGCAACGGCATATTAAGTAAATCGGTTCCTTCCCAGGCAGGGAATGGTTGTAGCAATTGAAGCCGTTGCGAATGGAGATTCACATTGATTTCCACCTTTTCACTGCTGGGGGCTATATACCCTTCGCTACCTTCGGCAAATCCTTTCGGTGGCAATTCTTCACCCACAGGCTCGGAGAGTTTTACCTTTTCACCTTCACGATTCACCAATACATCTGTCAGCGGATTGAAACAAAGATCTCCGGCAATCGTCAGTGCCATCGTCAATTCGGGGGAAGCGACAAAGGCATACGTATTCGGATTACCGTCTGCACGTTTAGCAAAATTACGGTTGAAAGAGGTTACGATAGAATTTTTGCGAGTAGGGTTATCTGTCTCACGTTTCCACTGACCAATACAGGGACCGCAGGCATTTGCCATAATTGTAGCACCGACTTTTTCAAAAGTTCCTATCATACCATCCCGCTCTGCTGTAGCCCGTATCCGTTCGGAACCGGGGTTCACAATCAGGGGAGCGGCTACTTTCAGGTGCTTCTCTTCAACTTGGCGCGCCAAGGAAACGGCACGACTTAAATCCTGATAGGATGAATTGGTGCATGAACCTATCAATCCGACTTCCATCTTGCGCGGATAACCGTTAACCAATACTTTTTCTGCAAATTCAGAAATAGGCGTAGCAGCATCGGGAGTAAAAGGACCATTAATATAAGGTTCCAGCCTGGAAAGGTCAATCTCAATTACCCGGTCGTAATACTTCTCCGGGGCAATCATGATGTCGGCATCTGCACGAAGATCACCCGCCACAGAATCAGCCATCTCTGCCACTTCTTCCCTTCCTGTGGCTTTCAGATAAGTAGCCATACGATCATCATAAGGGAAAAGTGACGTAGTGGCGCCGACTTCGGCACCCATATTACAAATAGTTGCCTTACCGGTAGCAGACAAAGAAGCCGTGCCCGGTCCAAAATATTCAATGATTGCATTTGTACCGCCTTTAACCGTCAGGATACCTGCCAACTTCAGAATCACATCTTTTGGAGCCGCCCAACCATTTAATTCACCTTTCAGATGTACACCAATCAAACGGGGCATTTTCAATTCCCATTCCATACCGGTCATCACATCCACTGCATCGGCACCACCGACGCCGATGGCAACCATACCCAGACCACCTGCATTGGGCGTATGCGAATCCGTACCTACCATCATTCCACCAGGAAAGGCATAATTTTCCAATACCACCTGATGAATAATACCCGCACCCGGTTGCCAGAAGCCGATGCCGTATCGGGAAGAAACATCACGCAAAAAATCGTATACTTCTTCGTTTGTCTTGGTAGCAGTGGCAATATCTTCCCGGGCTCCTCTATAGGCCTGTATCAGATGGTCGCAATGCACCGTTGAAGGTACAGCAACTTGTTCACGACCTGCATTCATAAATTGCAGCAATGCCATTTGAGCGGTTGCATCCTGCATTGCTACACGGTCAGGGCGGAAGTTTACATAATCTTCTCCCCGATTGTAGTCTTTTACCCCCTTCTCATCAAACAGATGAGTATACAAAATCTTTTCTGCTAATGTCAGCGGACGTTGCAGTATAGCCCGCACGTGTTCCATTTTCCCCTTATAAGAAGCATAAAAGGCCTTTAACATAGTTACGTCATACACCATAATCACATTTATTTTTAGTTTTCCAATATTGTAAAGATTACAAATTAATATAATAAACAAATTAAAATCGTTAAAGGTTTAACAAATTAAAGCTTTTCTTCGTGCAAAAGCGAAGAATGATTACCTTTGTAAGAGATTTAATAATAATATGAGCAATAACCTCCTTTCTCCAACAGACCATCTTCAGCAACAAGAACTGCTCCTGCGTATGGAATATGAATTCGAAAAAGAAGAATTCAAAAGACAGACTGAAACCATGGGTATCGCCCGCAAGGTGAAACGGGGACTCTGTTGGTATCCTGCCACTCCCGGACGAAGTTACTACAATTCACTGAATCAATTAGTAATAGAAATTACACATACGGAAGATACTGATATAGAACATAATTTTGAATTCGGGCGTCCCGTCTGTTTTTTCCGTAAAGGATACGACGAAAAGATCACATATTTCAATTCCATTGGTACTATCAGTTATGCCAACGAAACACGTATGGTTGTTGCGATGCCCGGTGCAGGTGCTATACTGGAAGTGCAATCTGCCGAAAACCTCGGAGTGCAGCTTTATTTTGATGAAACGTCCTACCGCACTATGTTCGAAGCACTCTCCGATGTAATTCGCGCTAAGGGCAATCGATTGGCAGAATTGAGAGATATCATGTTGGGAACTTTAAAACCCGGATTCCGTGAACTCTACCCCGTCCGTTTCCCTTGGCTGAACTCTACACAGGAAAATGCAGTGAACAAAGTACTGAACTCCCGCGATGTTTCTATTGTACACGGACCTCCGGGAACAGGAAAAACAACTACTCTCGTAGAAGCTATCTATGAAACATTGCACCGCGAACCGCAAGTACTGGTTTGTGCCCAAAGTAATACTGCTGTCGACTGGATCTGTGAAAAACTCGTAGATCGTGGCGTAAATGTCCTGCGCATTGGCAATCCCACCCGGGTAAACGACAAAATGCTTTCATTCACTTATGAGCGCCGCTTCGAAGGGCATCCGGCCTATTCTG from Bacteroides sp. MSB163 includes:
- a CDS encoding aconitate hydratase; this encodes MVYDVTMLKAFYASYKGKMEHVRAILQRPLTLAEKILYTHLFDEKGVKDYNRGEDYVNFRPDRVAMQDATAQMALLQFMNAGREQVAVPSTVHCDHLIQAYRGAREDIATATKTNEEVYDFLRDVSSRYGIGFWQPGAGIIHQVVLENYAFPGGMMVGTDSHTPNAGGLGMVAIGVGGADAVDVMTGMEWELKMPRLIGVHLKGELNGWAAPKDVILKLAGILTVKGGTNAIIEYFGPGTASLSATGKATICNMGAEVGATTSLFPYDDRMATYLKATGREEVAEMADSVAGDLRADADIMIAPEKYYDRVIEIDLSRLEPYINGPFTPDAATPISEFAEKVLVNGYPRKMEVGLIGSCTNSSYQDLSRAVSLARQVEEKHLKVAAPLIVNPGSERIRATAERDGMIGTFEKVGATIMANACGPCIGQWKRETDNPTRKNSIVTSFNRNFAKRADGNPNTYAFVASPELTMALTIAGDLCFNPLTDVLVNREGEKVKLSEPVGEELPPKGFAEGSEGYIAPSSEKVEINVNLHSQRLQLLQPFPAWEGTDLLNMPLLIKVQGKCTTDHISMAGPWLRFRGHLENISDNMLMGAVNAFNGETNSVWNRSTNMYGPVSGTAKMYKSEGISSIVVAEENYGEGSSREHAAMEPRFLKVRVILAKSFARIHETNLKKQGMLALTFVDKADYDKIQEHDLISVIGLMDFAPGRNLKIVLHHEDGTKDSFEAQHTYNEQQIGWFRAGSALNAR